In the genome of Candidatus Dependentiae bacterium, the window TAGAATCGGGGTCAAGAGAAAATATTACCACACGGTCGGGGAACAATGTCTTTAATCCTTTAACAAACGATTGGGTCTTGCCTTCTTTGCGTGCTTGGAGACCATATTCACTGTGCATATCAAAAATAAGGTTTACGGCCTTTTCATTCTTAATAAGACCAGCGAGCACTAACCTGGTTAAGAATGTTTTGCCTGTTCCTGTTTTTCCAAAAATACCATTGCTTCGCTCGGTGAGTTTTTCCAAATCAATACAAACCGGCGTATTCATATCTAAAGGAGAACCAATATTAAAGTTTTTCTTACTTGCATCAGCCTCGTCACCAAAAATAAGTGCAACATCACGTTTTGTCGCTTCATGCACGGCTGAAAAATGAGGTGGAATAGTTTTGACCGGCATTGGTTGGTCGTCTTTATTCAACATTAACATGGGTTTTAATGTTGCTGTGGCATAAATATCTTTTTGTTTGAGAATGGAACTTAGTAACGTCTCTTGCTCGGTTGGTGGAAATAATAAAATATCCGGATGCGTAACTTCCAGGGCTAAGTCGGTAATAAGCGAGAAGAAGGTGTGCTGTTTGCCGGTAATAGAAACAAACTTGCCTGTTTTGATATCTTCCAGATGAGCTTCTGGAACGATACGCATAACAAAGCCTTCAACGAGAGATCCGGAAATAATAGTGCCGAGGAGCTTTTTCATAGATGTAAAACTTTATGTTGTTTGATTTGTTATTAAAAAGTATCGCTTAAAAATAATGTTGCTTCCGTACGCATAATATCCGCAATGCCTTGCTTGACGATAAACGATTCTTGCTTGCCGCTCTTTAAACAAAAAGTAACTTGCTTGTTGGGAGCCAACGTGACAATCATTGGTGCATGGCCAGGTTGAATCACAAAATTGCCAACCGCTGTATTGAGTTCAAGCCAAGCAATTTCAAGATTTGACTCTCCTGAAGGACTTATAATCAGCAGCTTCATTATAAAGTGCTCATTAAACGTTTCGCTTTTTCTTTAGCTTCTTGCAGCGTGCCAACCATGTAGAAGGCATCTTCAGGGATGTCGTCGCAGTTGCCGTTAATAATCTCGTCAAAATCGTTCACTGCTTGTTCGCGCGTCACATATCTGCCCGAAAGACCACTTGCAAACTCAGCAACAAACAATGGTTGCGTCAGGAATTTTTGAATCTTTTTGGCACGTTTAACCGTCAACTTATCTTCGTCTGAAAGTTCTTCCATACCAAGAATGGCAATAATATCTTGCAGTTCTTTAAAGTGCTGTAGAATATTTTGGATGTCACGGGCTACACGGTAGTGCTTTTTACCTACAATGTCAGGCATCAATCCTTTTGAATTCGATTGTAATGGGTCAATGGCTGGATATAAACCAAGTTCTACTAATTTACGTGAAAGTACCGTGTTGGCATCAAGATGCATAAAGGTAGTTGCTGGTGCCGGATCGGTAATATCGTCAGCAGGAACGTACACTGCTTGAATCGAAGTAATAGAACCATTTACCGTATTAGTGATACGTTCTTGGAAAGCACCCATTTCGGTAGCTAAGGTCGGTTGATAACCAACGGCTGATGGAAGACGTCCAACAAGTGTAGAAACTTCTGAACCTGCTTGTACAAAACGGAAAATGTTATCAATAAATAATAACACATCCTTCTTTTCTCTATCTCTAAAATACTCGGCCATAGTAAGGCCGCTCAAACCAACGCGTAATCGTGCGCCAGGCATTTCGCCCATTTGGCCAAACACCAGCGCAGTTTTATCAAGCACGCCAGTCTTTTTCATTTCAAGCCACAACTCATTGCCTTCTCGAGTACGTTCGCCAATGCCGGTGAACACCGAAACGCCACCGTGCTCGGTAGCAATGTTGCGGATGAGCTCTTGTACTAAAATTGTTTTACCGACGCCAGCGCCGCCAAAAAGACCAATTTTTGAGCCTTTAATATAAGGGCACATGATGTCGATAACTTTAATACCCGTTTCTTGAACTTCATTAGCAATTTTTTGTTCGATAAGCGCAGGAGCTTGACGGAATATAGGCCAGGTTTCTTCTGCTTTAAACGGTGGTTTATCATCAATGGTTTGACCAAGAACGTTAAAAATACGACCGAGAACATTGTTGCCGACAGGCACTTTAATGCACGAGCCGGTATCAACAACAGACAATCCGCGCTTGATTCCAAAAATATTATTGATCGCAATACACCTCACTGTGCCATCACCCAGTTGTTGGGCAACTTCAATGCTCAGGGTACTTGCAGGTTTATCGTCATGTGCAGGAATCTGGATATGAAGTTCATTATAAATATTTGGTGTAGATTCTGGCGAAAACTGAACGTCAACAATAGTGCCGCTCAAACGTAAAATTGATCCGTTAGCTTTTTGCGTTGCAATCATAGTATTTTTGGCTCTTTAAAAGTGATACAAAGCATTTTTATTATAAAACTTAGTTCAAGAGCTATATCTTGTCAAAAGAAATTGCGTAGAAAACTTTTCAACATTCGTTGATCTTCAACAATAAACTCTGTATATTAGAAATTGGAATGTATAACTTTGTTAATTTCAGAGACTTTAATGCCTAAAGCAACTACTATTATTTTCAACAATTATTTCTCCCTGAAGCACTGGGCTTAGCCCGAACAATTCCATGGAATCATGCAATCGCTTGAATTCAGACCTCACCCTTTCTTAAAAAAAATATATTCGATTTTGATAGCGTTGGTATACAGCACTATCATTAATTCATCCGCATATGCTTATTAAAGCTTAGCTATTTTAGCGCTTGAGCATATACATCACTCAGGAACATTATCATGACATTAAAACAGACTTTATTATTGATTACTATAACGCTAACTTTCTTTTCCCCAACTCCAACAATTGCTATGGATCGCGATATGCGCCTCATTGCAGATCTCTTCAACATAACTGCTCCCAACAAAAAATATAACGCAGAACCTCTTGATGAGGCACTGTTCGCCGCTACTTCAAAGTCAAAAGTCCAATCTGTTAAATCGCTGCTCATGCAAGGCGCAGATATTAATTATTCCAGCGATTGTGATGACGGGTACCCACTTATGTTGGCTGCGCGCATGCGCCCTATCGAATGCTTTGAGTACTTACTAAGGTCGGGCGCAAGAATATATACCAAAGTGCAAACTGATGAAAACGGAATAATCAGCGCTTACGATGTAGCAAGGCAACAAAAAAGCACCAGAAATGTTTTGCAAAAATATACTAAAAATGCACTGCAAAATATCGGTAATAAGTCAGAATTTAGTAAACTTTCTAAGGAACAGAAATTGGATCGTTATCAAGACAAAGTATACCTAAAATTCCAACAAAAGAGACTAACCAATGTCACTAATGCCATTAGGCAAGCTACCAATCTCTGTCCCGACATTATCAGGCTTGTTGCTCAATACGCAGTACGCAAATAGCAGTTCGAGAATAGAAATATTGTTAGGATATAAGTGGAAATGCCTGCACCAAGCTCATGTCAGCTTTTTGCAGGCGATCTTCTAATTCTTGTTCATTTAATAAGCCAATTTGTGTTCCCACATGCCCAATAACTGAAGCACTGTTAAGAGCGCCTGCCATCAAAGCCTGTTGCACTGTTTTGCCCTGCAATAAACTTGCAACAAAGCAGGAACCGAATGCATCTCCGGCACCCAACGTGCTCACGACTTTAGCGGGCACACTCGACAGAAAATAGATAGTGGAATCAGTGGCTACATAAACACCTTCAGCACCATTGGTGACCACCACAATTTTTGGACCACGGGAAAGAATTTCCCTGAAGTATTGGTAAAAATTAAAACAAACTTCTTTATGATTAAGAGGCCCCTGTAGTAATTGCGGCACTTGTTCTATTGGCTCTTGTTTTAGAGCAGTATCAAAAACTTTATCTTGTAGGGCTGAATTAGCTTCCAGTAATGAAACCATAAACTGCTGCGCCTCTGAACTATTTAAAATCAAAATATCAATATTAGGGAGCGACTCACGCAACACAGCTGCTCCCAGCAAAAGCTGGCTGCTTCCAGGATTAACCGCAACCGGTTTATTATATTTTTTTGCATAGGCCGTGATGGGCAATAGTAATTGAGATGATGCGGCACTGAGCGATGTAATATACATCTGATCGGCTGTCTCAATAGCCGACCACGGCAACTCACTTTCTTTAATCGTAAGATTTGCACCGCGATATACCAATGCTACTTTGTTACCGGAAGAGCAGGGAATGATAAATGAAACACCTGTTTTTTGCGTTTCATCACGAACCACATTATAGGTCGCTACATGTTCCCTGCCCAATTCCAGTAGTATGTAATCTCCAGCTTGATCACCACCAAGTTTAAAAAAAGCTTCTACTTCAAATCCCAGTCTCCGGAAAGAAACTGCAGAATTAGTAGCCCCACCCCCAAGATGATAAGCAATATGTTTAACCTCTATTTTTCTACCTTCTTCAAGGAGAATAAAGGATTGTTCACGTGCTTGATCATGCATGTGCAGCATATGCGCTGTGTCATATTCAATGAACACATCGCGCATGGCGCCACCAAGGGTTAGTACTTTTTTCATAGTCGCCCAACCTATTAGCTATAACGAACTTTACTTACTACTTCCTGTGCCATCAAAACCTGGTCAATAACTTCTCGTGCATGATTAGCCCACATAATGGAAATATCTTCCGCAACTTCCTCAATGCCAATAAGATCATGTCTATTTTTGTGTGGCAAAATAACATGAGGAATATGATTTCGCTTGGCAGCTAAAATCTTTTCCTTAACGCCACCGATTGGCATCACTTCACCACGCAAATTCAACTCGCCGGTCATGGCATATTTACCATTGATTGGTCGTTGTGTTAACGCAGAAAGAATTGCGGTTAACATCGTTATTCCTGCCGAAGGACCATCCTTTGGAATCGCCCCAGCTGGCACATGAATATGTAAATCAAAGTTAGTAAAGAGTTTATCGTTAATACCAAACTCTTTTGCATGGGCCCTGGCGTAACTTAAAGCTGCATGGCATGATTCCTTCATGACATCGCCAAGTTGTCCGGTCAACGTTAATTTCCCTTTGCCAGGCATTAAAATTGTTTCTATCTTCAAAAGCTCCCCGCCATATGATGTCCATGCAAGACCATTGGCAATACCAACTTGGTCTGCCTGCATCATTTCATCATCGAGGAATCTTCGCGGTCCCAAATATTTATCAAGATTATCAAGACCCACCGTAATGAGCTTATCATCCTCTACGAGCGAACGTGCAGCCTTGGAACAAAGCTTGCGTATCACACGCTCACATTGCCGCACACCTGACTCACGAGTGTAGTTCGTAATAATATCTTTAAGCACCGGTTCTTCGAGCTTAAAGTCTTTACCCTCAAGACCACACTCATCAACTGCTTTGTTGATTAAATACTTTCTACCGATACTCATTTTCTCATCGAGGGTGTACCCTGAAAGTTCTATGATTTCCATACGGTCACGTAATGGCTCAGATATTGCATCAATATTGTTGGCTGTCGCAATAAACAATACTTTGGACAAATCAAAAGGAAGCCCTAAGTAGTTGTCATAAAACGTATCATTTTGTTGTGGATCCAATACCTCAAGCATTGCTGCCGATGGATCACCACGGAAATCTGCACCGATTTTATCCAACTCATCAATAATCACCACAGGATTACATGACCCAGCTTTTCTGATAGCTTGCATAAATCGACCTGGCATGGCACCAACATAGGTACGACGATGACCTCTAATTTCGGCTTCATCTTTAACACCGCCAAGTGAAATACGAATAAACTTTCTGTTCAAGCTTTTTGCTATTGATTCACCCAATGAAGTTTTACCTGTTCCTGGAGGGCCGTACAAACAAAGAATTGGTGCAAGCCCATTCTTTTTGAGTGTGCGTACCGAAATAAAATCGAGAATTCGATCTTTAACATTCTTTAAGCCAAAATGATCTTCATCAAGAATCTTTTTTGCATGCTTAATATCAAGATTATCTACCGTCTCAATGCCCCAGGGTAAAGCAAAAACCCACTCCAAGTAGTTACGTGTTACCGTTGCTTCAAGAGAATCTGGCGCTGTTCTTTCAAGACGATTAATTTGACGACTTACTTCAAGCTTGACTTCATCACTTGCATCCAATTTGGCAAGTTTATTACGCATAACTTCAATTTCTTCATCATCTTCTTCGCCAAGCTCTTTTTTAATAGCCCGTATTTGTTCGCGCAAATAGTATTCTTTTTGTGATTTGTTCATCGATTCGCGTGCATTGCTTCTGATCTTTTCTTGAATTTCAGCAACTTCAATTTCTTTGCTCAGGAAAAAATAAATACCTTCTAAAAATTCTTTTTGCGTTGCAGATTCAAGCAGCTTTTGGGCTTGTTCAACGGTCAAATTTAAATGTGACAGAATAAAATCTGCAATTTTCTCGGCATCCTGCATTTTAGAAAGAATAATATGGAAGTCAGGGCTAAACGAATGCCCTGAAGAAACCATTTTTTCTGTCAAAAGCTTAATGTGTTTAACTTGTGCCAAGAGCTCGGTTGCATCACTTGGTTGAAATTCAATACGCTCCACCATGGCACTCAACATATTTTCTTCTGCAATTACTTCTTTAACATTTGCGCGAGAAATCCCCTGAACAAGGATCTTTATGCCACCATCTGGTATCTTAATCAAACGCATAATAGAAGCAATGGTACCCGTTTGATATAAATCTTGTGTGCCGATGGCGCCGTGATTATCCAAGTTATTATTCTTAGCGGCAAGCAACAAAACCATTTTTGATTCTTGCAATGAACGATTTACCCCTGCAATAATTTTTTCGTCCATAACCAACAACGGTACGATCATGTGTGGGAAAACCACAACATCCATCGTTGGTATAACTGGGAGTATCTCCGGCAAGCTCTCTTGAATAGTATGATTTGATACAGTTTTCATTCTTACTCCCCCCTTATTTGGTACTCGTAGTCACCTATCCCCTGCGACACAGATACCAGGTGTATTTTTTGTCCCCTTTAATAAAAAGTCTAGGCAAAACAAAGAACTAAAAACAATATTTGGCAGGAATGGAGGTAAAACACTTTTTTTCAAGCGAGTATTATGAGCGATAGATGAAGGTGTGCATAAAGAATAAAAAAATTTTGCTGTATAACGACCTGTGGTACTATACTCAATATCACTACCCATTACTAAAAAAGGTTCCTATGATTACATTAGCCGCCAGAGACCTGAAAAAAACATTCTTACAAGGTGATAGCACTATTGAAGTCCTCAAGGAAATCACCGCAAGTTTTGAGCGCAACCACACCTATGCCATAACCGGCCCTTCTGGCTCTGGCAAATCAACCCTCATGCATTTACTCGCAGGACTTGATAAACCCACCCATGGCACCGTGCTTTTTGAGGGAAAAGATGTTGCACGATTGTCAACACCGCATCGAAAAGAATTTTTAAATAAATCCGTCGGACTCGTGTTTCAATTGCCCTATTTAATTCGCGAGCTTTCAGTCATAGAAAACGTTATGCTCAAAGATATGATTGCTGGCAATTACCAAGAAGAATCCAAAGATACTGCGCATACGCTTCTTAAAAAAATGGGCCTTCACCATAAAGCTGCCCACAGCCCATTCTCATTATCCGGTGGAGAACAACAGCGCATTGCTATTGCACGGGCTATTTTTAACAAACCAAAATTTCTCTTAGCCGATGAGCCAACCGGCAACCTTGATGTCAAAACAGGTAAACTGATTGTTGAGCTTTTAGTGGCATGCCAAGAAGAATGGCAGATGGGTATTATTGTCAGCTCACATGATGCATACGTTGCTGAGCGCATGACAACCGTATTGCATCTCGAAAATGGCCTATTACAATAAAGCGTTGCGCTCATTGTTTTATTTTTTCTATAATTGCCTGAATTATACATAACCAAAAAAGGAGTCCCCATGAAAAAAATTATTTTATTTACTTGTATTACAAACCAACTATGTTTCACACTAGTAGCTATGGATAAGCCACCTGTCAAGCTTAATCCTCTAGAGTCCACACAAAAAAAAGAAAGTCCCGACTCATCACCCCAAGCTATTTTACGCCGGCGCCTTGAACAACAATATTTAAGCATAGAAGTAAAAGATGATGAATCATCCCCACAAGGCATTGTACCTAGACATCTAAGCAACAATGACAGGCGATCATCTGCATCCGTAGTGTCAATGGACAGTTTGGGCGACCTAATCGATCGCAATTATCCTCATGGACTGGAAACCAATCCAAATTACGCTCACAGAGAATCTCCAGTGAGCACCGTAGGACCTCTGCCAGCGGCCACAGAACATAAAAGTTCAAAGCCTGGTCACAGAAGAGGAGATACAGAAATGGAGCTAGAAAAATTAACCCCTGACATGGTAGCAAATGCCTATACTCAACTGGTAAAAAAAACACATGATATAGATCTACCAACAGATTCTGCAGAAGAAATCCTCAAACAATTAAATCCAGAAGAATATAAAGATATTTATCGCAGCATTCGAGAACTTAATCTTGAATTGAACAATAACAAGCGATCATCTCTAACCCGTACCATGTTTGGCTTAAGCTCACGTGGTGGTATGGCACGAGAAAGCGCTTTCCATACACCAGACAGCTTAAGATATGGCACTAGCTCATCATCTTCTTCTTTTGCTGCCCCTGAAACCTCTAGTTCATCATCTTCTTCTTCTTCTTCATCTTCTTCTTTTTCGATCCCTGAAACCCCTAGTTCATCATCACACCAAGAAAAAGTAAGCGCCTTTCTCATAGCAGCACTTGATAACGCGCGCAAAAAACAAGAAGAACTTGCAAAAAAAAGCGCCGAAGAAGCCATAAAAAATGCTATGGAGGCAATAAAGCACGCCCAAGATGCAGAAACAAACAAACAATTAGCTACTACAAAAGAAAATGAAGCGCTTGTAAATGAACAAAAATTTAATGCTGCGGAAAGACAAAAACTTTGTCACCAATGCCTCAATATCTTAACAGGGGCAGCGGGAACTGGCTTAGGCTTTTTGGCCGGCTATTTAGGTTTAAAAAATAACTAACACCTACCTGCATAAAAAAATGGCCTTATACTACGTTTATTTTATACTCATAGCTAAATAAACTTATTATAAGGCCATTTTAGCGTATAAAGGTGTTTCATGAGTACCGTATTACATAAAAAATCCATCCTTAAAAAAACATTCGAGGTTGGCAGCTCAACACTTTTGAGCAGGTTCTTTGGCATCATTCGCGAAGTTCTCATGGTCAGATATTTGGGAGCAGGCGCAATCTCAGATGGCTTTCTCACCGCTTATAAAATTCCTAATTTGTTGCGTAAAATATTTGCCGAAGGAGCTCTTTCAGCTGTCTTTATTCCAACCCTAGTCGGCATAGTACGCAAAGATAAAAAACAAGCGAATAGCCTTATATCATTAGGATTTTTAGTATTTGAATCTTTCCTACTTGTAGCATGCGCCTTGATTATGTGGCATGCGCGGACCATATTGGAACTTATGGTTCCCGGTTGGCCAGCCGAACAAATTACTGCTACCGTGCCATTTTTACGCATCTTAATGCCCTTTATTCTTTTTCTTTCGAGTAGCGCACTCCTTGCAAGCGCCTTGCAATCAGTAGGCCATTTTTTTGTACCCGCTTTCGCTCCCATACTCCTCAATATTGTCTTTATTGGGTCTCTGCTCATTTGTATGTTTTTCTCACTACCTGTCGAATATTTTTGTGTTTTTATTTTATTTGGCGGGCTTGTACAATTTATCTTCCATTTAATTGCTTATATTAAGTTACACTTTGCTTTTGGACCTATAAATCAAGAGGCCAAGCAACAGTTTAAAGCAATCATTCTTAGATTTTTGCCCTGCGTATTGACTATAAGTGCTATGGAGATTGCTCTTTTAATTGACACCCGTTTTGCTTCATATTTACCCGCAGGAACAATATCATTACTCAATTACGCCAATCGTTTTATGAATATTCCATTGGGTGTTTTTGCCGTAGCTTTTTCTACCATCCTGCTTCCCCATTTTTCAAGAGTAGCCGTTTATGCACCAAAGCGTTTAAGCTTCTATTTGCTGGAAACAACCAAGTTTGTTTTTTGGGTTACCGTTCCTGCAACCATTGTCATGTCATTTTTTGCCGAAAAAATATTCCTCACGATTTTTCTTTCAAAGAAATTTTCCCTTGCACAAGTGTATGAAGCAAAAACTCTTTTAATTGCTTTTTCCCTCGGTTTATTCTTCTTCTCACTCAATAAAATCTTGCTCAGTCTTTATTATGCGCTGCATGTTACCTGGATTCCAACTATTATTTCTATCATTACCACACTACTTAATATCGCGCTCGATTATGTTTTAATGACCCATTTCCAATCAATCGGATTAGCTTTGGCAACGACGATTTCAATGGGCGTGGTACAAACACTGTTGTTTGTAGTATTCTTGAGATACTACTTTAAATTCAGCTTTTATCTGAAAAATTTTCTCAATTTTTTTATTCGCTACACGGCACAACTCGCTCTTATTTTGACAGCATCTTATGGTCTCTATCGTCTCTGCTTAGTGCTTGTCGCAAAATTACCCATAACTCTTGCATCTTTTATGCTTAATGGACTAGGATTTTGGTTCTGGGTCGGGCCACTCTGTGGCGCAGCGGCATTAACTATCTTTTGTACCCGCAGGCTTTTTAACATTAAACTACACTTTTTAGATTAACGTTTTAGGATGATATCTATGAAAAGACAACTTTCAGCAGGCATCGTGGTGTACTATGAAAATAATCAAAGTACAGAATATCTTTTACTGCAATATGGCGCTGGTCATTGGGATTTTGCCAAAGGAAAACTAGAGCAAGGTGAAACTAAAATACAAGCAGCACTGCGCGAACTGCAAGAAGAAACGGGCCTGACAACCATCGATATCAAAAAGGGCTTTGAAAGCTCCCTCACCTACACCTTTCAAGATTTTCGTGGTAACCCAGTGGAAAAAACTGTCCACTTTTTTATTGGACAAGTACCAACCAAGGAGAAAATCACCCTATCGCATGAACATAAAGATTATACTTGGTTGCCTTTTGAGCCGGCGCTCGAACAACTAACCTATCAAAACGCTAAGGATGTACTCACAAAAGCACATGAGTTTTTAAAATGACCCCAACTCTTTTTTTCTTGACAATCCAACCAGGGGCTGTTAGTTTTTTTTGAATCTTAAAAAAAGATGCTTTAAAGTGTCCCTAAAATGAACAATACGTTAAAAATATTGTTCACCCCCCTAACCCTTCAGCTTTTAACGAAGTTGAAGGGGTTTTATTTTAAAGCAATTATATTCAGCACTAATTTAAGATTAAATACATCATTGGTAACACGCGTGAGATGAGTTTGTTGTGCCGCAATAAAACTATCTGATTGATACAACCCATCAAAAAAATTCATGCAAGCAGCAAAGGAACCCCTCACATCAATGCTTACATTGTTGTGTATATACCAATGTTTATCTAATTGATCGTCAATGGTACAGGATCGCATAGTAAGCCCACATAATTTAGCATGTCCGATTAAAAACATCATGGCGTCGTGCAATATCTCTTGGGGTTCATTTGATTGCAAAAGCGGATCAAGAAGTGCTTGTTT includes:
- a CDS encoding ankyrin repeat domain-containing protein, which codes for MTLKQTLLLITITLTFFSPTPTIAMDRDMRLIADLFNITAPNKKYNAEPLDEALFAATSKSKVQSVKSLLMQGADINYSSDCDDGYPLMLAARMRPIECFEYLLRSGARIYTKVQTDENGIISAYDVARQQKSTRNVLQKYTKNALQNIGNKSEFSKLSKEQKLDRYQDKVYLKFQQKRLTNVTNAIRQATNLCPDIIRLVAQYAVRK
- a CDS encoding carbohydrate kinase family protein, encoding MKKVLTLGGAMRDVFIEYDTAHMLHMHDQAREQSFILLEEGRKIEVKHIAYHLGGGATNSAVSFRRLGFEVEAFFKLGGDQAGDYILLELGREHVATYNVVRDETQKTGVSFIIPCSSGNKVALVYRGANLTIKESELPWSAIETADQMYITSLSAASSQLLLPITAYAKKYNKPVAVNPGSSQLLLGAAVLRESLPNIDILILNSSEAQQFMVSLLEANSALQDKVFDTALKQEPIEQVPQLLQGPLNHKEVCFNFYQYFREILSRGPKIVVVTNGAEGVYVATDSTIYFLSSVPAKVVSTLGAGDAFGSCFVASLLQGKTVQQALMAGALNSASVIGHVGTQIGLLNEQELEDRLQKADMSLVQAFPLIS
- the atpD gene encoding F0F1 ATP synthase subunit beta; the protein is MIATQKANGSILRLSGTIVDVQFSPESTPNIYNELHIQIPAHDDKPASTLSIEVAQQLGDGTVRCIAINNIFGIKRGLSVVDTGSCIKVPVGNNVLGRIFNVLGQTIDDKPPFKAEETWPIFRQAPALIEQKIANEVQETGIKVIDIMCPYIKGSKIGLFGGAGVGKTILVQELIRNIATEHGGVSVFTGIGERTREGNELWLEMKKTGVLDKTALVFGQMGEMPGARLRVGLSGLTMAEYFRDREKKDVLLFIDNIFRFVQAGSEVSTLVGRLPSAVGYQPTLATEMGAFQERITNTVNGSITSIQAVYVPADDITDPAPATTFMHLDANTVLSRKLVELGLYPAIDPLQSNSKGLMPDIVGKKHYRVARDIQNILQHFKELQDIIAILGMEELSDEDKLTVKRAKKIQKFLTQPLFVAEFASGLSGRYVTREQAVNDFDEIINGNCDDIPEDAFYMVGTLQEAKEKAKRLMSTL
- a CDS encoding ABC transporter ATP-binding protein yields the protein MITLAARDLKKTFLQGDSTIEVLKEITASFERNHTYAITGPSGSGKSTLMHLLAGLDKPTHGTVLFEGKDVARLSTPHRKEFLNKSVGLVFQLPYLIRELSVIENVMLKDMIAGNYQEESKDTAHTLLKKMGLHHKAAHSPFSLSGGEQQRIAIARAIFNKPKFLLADEPTGNLDVKTGKLIVELLVACQEEWQMGIIVSSHDAYVAERMTTVLHLENGLLQ
- the murJ gene encoding murein biosynthesis integral membrane protein MurJ, with the protein product MSTVLHKKSILKKTFEVGSSTLLSRFFGIIREVLMVRYLGAGAISDGFLTAYKIPNLLRKIFAEGALSAVFIPTLVGIVRKDKKQANSLISLGFLVFESFLLVACALIMWHARTILELMVPGWPAEQITATVPFLRILMPFILFLSSSALLASALQSVGHFFVPAFAPILLNIVFIGSLLICMFFSLPVEYFCVFILFGGLVQFIFHLIAYIKLHFAFGPINQEAKQQFKAIILRFLPCVLTISAMEIALLIDTRFASYLPAGTISLLNYANRFMNIPLGVFAVAFSTILLPHFSRVAVYAPKRLSFYLLETTKFVFWVTVPATIVMSFFAEKIFLTIFLSKKFSLAQVYEAKTLLIAFSLGLFFFSLNKILLSLYYALHVTWIPTIISIITTLLNIALDYVLMTHFQSIGLALATTISMGVVQTLLFVVFLRYYFKFSFYLKNFLNFFIRYTAQLALILTASYGLYRLCLVLVAKLPITLASFMLNGLGFWFWVGPLCGAAALTIFCTRRLFNIKLHFLD
- a CDS encoding bis(5'-nucleosyl)-tetraphosphatase, whose product is MKRQLSAGIVVYYENNQSTEYLLLQYGAGHWDFAKGKLEQGETKIQAALRELQEETGLTTIDIKKGFESSLTYTFQDFRGNPVEKTVHFFIGQVPTKEKITLSHEHKDYTWLPFEPALEQLTYQNAKDVLTKAHEFLK
- the lon gene encoding endopeptidase La encodes the protein MKTVSNHTIQESLPEILPVIPTMDVVVFPHMIVPLLVMDEKIIAGVNRSLQESKMVLLLAAKNNNLDNHGAIGTQDLYQTGTIASIMRLIKIPDGGIKILVQGISRANVKEVIAEENMLSAMVERIEFQPSDATELLAQVKHIKLLTEKMVSSGHSFSPDFHIILSKMQDAEKIADFILSHLNLTVEQAQKLLESATQKEFLEGIYFFLSKEIEVAEIQEKIRSNARESMNKSQKEYYLREQIRAIKKELGEEDDEEIEVMRNKLAKLDASDEVKLEVSRQINRLERTAPDSLEATVTRNYLEWVFALPWGIETVDNLDIKHAKKILDEDHFGLKNVKDRILDFISVRTLKKNGLAPILCLYGPPGTGKTSLGESIAKSLNRKFIRISLGGVKDEAEIRGHRRTYVGAMPGRFMQAIRKAGSCNPVVIIDELDKIGADFRGDPSAAMLEVLDPQQNDTFYDNYLGLPFDLSKVLFIATANNIDAISEPLRDRMEIIELSGYTLDEKMSIGRKYLINKAVDECGLEGKDFKLEEPVLKDIITNYTRESGVRQCERVIRKLCSKAARSLVEDDKLITVGLDNLDKYLGPRRFLDDEMMQADQVGIANGLAWTSYGGELLKIETILMPGKGKLTLTGQLGDVMKESCHAALSYARAHAKEFGINDKLFTNFDLHIHVPAGAIPKDGPSAGITMLTAILSALTQRPINGKYAMTGELNLRGEVMPIGGVKEKILAAKRNHIPHVILPHKNRHDLIGIEEVAEDISIMWANHAREVIDQVLMAQEVVSKVRYS